One Mixta gaviniae genomic window carries:
- the rlmA gene encoding 23S rRNA (guanine(745)-N(1))-methyltransferase, with product MHYLCPLCQQPLALVQHSWRCAQQHQFDQAKEGYVNLLPVQHKRSREPGDSAEMMQARRQFLDAGHYQPLQQRVASLLAQHLPAAATVLDIGCGEGYYTAAVAAALGEQSRVCGLDVAKVAIRAAAKRYRNIDFCVASSHRLPFADASLDGVLRIYAPCKAEELSRVVRSGGCLLTVTPGPRHLLQFKALIYAQVKLHETAEESLPGFTLEEQQQLGYPLLLSGRDATTLLQMTPFAWRATPDVWRQLGESEQFHSEADFMVRLWRRS from the coding sequence ATGCACTATCTTTGTCCCCTCTGTCAGCAGCCGCTGGCGCTGGTTCAACACAGCTGGCGCTGCGCGCAGCAGCATCAGTTCGACCAGGCGAAAGAAGGTTACGTCAATCTGCTGCCGGTTCAGCATAAACGCTCCCGCGAACCGGGCGACAGCGCGGAAATGATGCAGGCGCGTCGTCAGTTTCTTGACGCCGGCCACTATCAGCCGCTTCAGCAGCGCGTGGCCTCGCTGCTCGCGCAGCATTTGCCTGCGGCGGCAACGGTGCTGGATATCGGCTGTGGCGAAGGCTACTACACCGCGGCGGTTGCCGCGGCACTGGGGGAGCAGTCTCGCGTGTGCGGGCTGGATGTGGCGAAAGTCGCTATCCGCGCCGCGGCGAAGCGCTACCGCAATATCGATTTCTGTGTCGCTTCCAGCCACCGCCTGCCTTTTGCTGACGCATCGCTGGATGGCGTGCTGCGAATTTACGCGCCCTGCAAGGCGGAAGAGCTGTCGCGCGTAGTGCGCAGCGGCGGCTGTTTGCTGACCGTCACGCCAGGGCCGCGTCATTTGCTGCAGTTTAAGGCGCTGATCTATGCGCAGGTCAAACTGCACGAGACGGCAGAGGAGAGCCTGCCGGGCTTTACGCTGGAAGAGCAACAGCAGCTGGGGTATCCGCTATTGTTGTCGGGCCGCGACGCCACGACGCTGCTACAAATGACGCCGTTCGCCTGGCGCGCCACGCCCGACGTCTGGCGTCAGCTGGGCGAAAGCGAACAGTTTCACAGCGAAGCGGATTTTATGGTGCGGCTCTGGCGACGCAGCTAA
- the cspE gene encoding transcription antiterminator/RNA stability regulator CspE, producing MAKIKGQVKWFNESKGFGFITPADGSKDVFVHFSAIQGNGFKTLAEGQNVEFEIQDGQKGPAAVNVVAI from the coding sequence ATGGCAAAAATTAAAGGTCAGGTGAAGTGGTTTAACGAATCCAAAGGTTTTGGCTTCATTACTCCGGCGGACGGTAGCAAAGATGTGTTCGTTCACTTCTCCGCTATCCAGGGTAACGGTTTCAAAACGCTGGCTGAAGGTCAGAACGTTGAGTTCGAAATTCAGGATGGTCAGAAAGGTCCGGCAGCGGTTAACGTTGTGGCGATCTGA
- a CDS encoding DUF2627 domain-containing protein → MYGIFSKEVTSKDVDVEYRFLAEPNISASFSSVSGFLSVASGQINILRNYEDGKN, encoded by the coding sequence ATGTATGGCATATTCAGTAAAGAAGTAACGAGTAAAGACGTTGACGTTGAATACCGCTTCCTTGCCGAACCTAATATTAGTGCCTCATTCAGTAGTGTCTCTGGTTTTCTGTCAGTCGCCTCCGGGCAAATAAACATTCTAAGGAATTACGAAGATGGCAAAAATTAA